The Nitrosomonas sp. PY1 genomic sequence TCATGCGCAAGGTGTGGTTCGTTTTCAAGGTGGGCATAATGCAGGCCATACATTGGTTATCGGTGGTCAAAAAACCATACTGCATTTGATTCCTTCGGGAATCTTACGTAGCAATGTAATTTGTTATATTGGTAATGGCGTTGTACTTTCTCCTGAAGCGTTGTTGAATGAAATCGATATGCTTGAAAAGAGTGGAATTGATGTTGCGGGAAGGTTACGTATTAGCGAAGCTTGTCCTTTAATTCTTCCGCATCACATTGCTTTGGATAATGCACGCGAGACTGCGAGAAGTGAAGGAAAAATCGGTACGACAGGCCGAGGAATTGGCCCGGCTTATGAAGATAAAGTAGCTAGACGTGCGATTCGCCTACAGGATTTATTTCATCGTGAGCGGTTTTCCGCGAAACTAACCGAGGTACTGGATTATCATAATTTTGTATTAAGAAATTATTTTTCTGCGCCATTGATTGATTTTCAGAAAACAATGGATGAGGCGCTCATGCAGGGTGAAAAAATTCAACCGATGATGGCCGATGTCGCGCAATTGCTGTTTAAAGCTAACAAAGCTGGGCAGAATCTACTTTTTGAGGGAGCCCAAGGAGCCTTGTTGGATATTGATCACGGTACTTATCCATATGTTACGTCAAGTAATTGTGTGGCAAGTGCGGCAGGACCTGGTAGTGGAGTTGGTCCACAAATGTTGCATTATGTGCTTGGTATTACCAAGGCGTACACTACACGTGTTGGCTCAGGTCCTTTTCCAACAGAATTGGATAATGATATCGGTAAGCACTTAGCAATTCGTGGACATGAATTTGGTTCAACTACCGGACGCCCACGACGCTGCGGTTGGTTTGATGCGGTGGCTATGAAACGCTCTATTCAAGTCAATGGTGTGACTGGCCTGTGTATTACTAAGCTTGATGTATTAGATGGTGTCGAAAGTATTAATTTAGGCGTAGGCTATCGATTAAACGATGGTACGCGTAGTGATGTATTACCAATTGGCGCTGATGATTTTGATCGTTGCGAGCCTATTTATGAAGAAATGCCTGGCTGGAAAGAAAGCACCGCCGGTATTAAAGAATTTGACCGTTTGCCCAAGGCTGCCCAAAATTATCTGAAATACTTAGAGACTGTTTGTGAAGTGCCCATTGATATGATTTCTACTGGCCCAGATCGAGAGGATACTATTTTGTTACGTCATCCTTTTGAGTAAAGTTTGTTTCCTGAGAGCCTGCCAAGGCACAGTTGTTTCTGATGGATATATTTCTGAATGAGTGACGATTTTCCTTATCGAATCGAGATTGTTAATTGGAGAAATAAGGAATCGAATTTGCGTAGTGTACGTTCAGCAGTTTTTATTGCCGAACAAAATGTTCCAGAAGAAATGGAATGGGATTCGATGGACCAGATTTGCACGCATATTCTTGTCCAGGATTTTGAAGGGAATAGTATCGGTACCGCACGGTTGCTGCCCGATGGTCATATTGGGCGAATGGCAGTGCTGAAAGTATGGCGAAGAAAAGGAATTGGCGCTGCTATGCTAAGAAGAATCCTTCAGGAAATGCGGGCTCTGGGAATGAAAAAAGCAACCTTACACGCACAATTGACGGCTGTCGAATTTTACGAAAAATTTGGTTTCCAAAAGCGCGGGAAAGAATTTATGGAAGCAGGTATCCCGCATATAATCATGGTACTTGATTTGTCTTGAAATTGGTTATTGTAGGTTCAATGGGTGAAAACGATAACGGAATCGTGTAGCTTACTTTTTGGATTAAGCCCATGAATTATCAACCATCAATTTTGATTGGATCAAAATCATCTAAGAAGCTACAGAATCCATCGGCGAGCTTTGTAGCACGTGCTTACCTTGGCGCATTCATCTAACAGGTACGCCGTGACATCGTCGACATGCATTGGTTTCGCGAACAAAAATCCTTGGAAAAAATCAACACCTTCTGCGCGTAAGAAGCTTACTTGCGCCTCAGTCTCCACGCCTTCGGCCACGACTTTTAGTCGCAAGTTTTTGGCTAACATGATGATGGTACGAACGAGGATCGCATCGTCAGAATTCTCTACGCAGTCTTTGACGAATGAACGATCGATCTTCAGAAACGTGAGCGGCAACTTTCGCAGGTAACCTAGGCTTGAATACCCCACACCAAAATCATCCACCGAGACGGTTACGCCGCTGTCAGCGAGAGAAGACAGTACACTGCATGCTGATTCAACGTCACCCAGCAAGACACCTTCGGTGATTTCCACGCCAATTTTCTCTGGCGGCACATCAGCCGCGCTGCAGGTCTCTCGAAAGTAGCTCTCAAAACCAGGCTCAAGCAATTGCCGCGCAGAAACATTGACACTGAGATGAAAATCGATGCCTTGGTCGAGCCAAGCCCGTTGTATCCGACATGCTTCTTCAATCACCCAATTGCCGATGACACTAATGAGGCCTGTTTCTTCCGCCAATGGGATGAACTCGTTCGGAGAAATGGGCCCGCGCTCGCGAGAGTTCCATCGAAGCAGCGCTTCAGCTGAAGCATAGGCGCTCGAATGTGCGTCAACAATTGGCTGGACATGTAGTTCCAATTCGCCATTATGCACTGCGGTTCGAAGTCCATTATAGATGATCAAACGTCGATCCGCTGCATGGTGCAATTCCTCTGAGTACCATTGAAACGTATTTCGTCCGCGAGCTTTCGCCTTGTAAAGTGCCGCGTCGGCGTGTTTCATGAGAACGTCTTCAGCCATCCCGTGCTGTGGTGATTGTGCGATGCCGATACTGCACGAACTCATCAGCGCCATTCCGTCGACCATGACCGGCTCTGCCACGGTGCGCAAGAGTTCTGACGAGAATGTGCTGGCTGCATCGGCATTCGTATTACGAAGCACAAAGATGAATTCATCTCCACCGACTCGACACACGAAGTCTTTCGGGTTGCGTAGCTGCTCAAACCGGGCCGAGATAAGTTTGAGGAAGACATCTCCTACTAAGTGTCCGAGAGAGTCGTTGATGTTCTTGAAGTAATCGAGATCAATGAAGAGCAGTGCGCAGGATTCGCTATTCCGAATGGGTTCCTCAAGAAACACCGAGAGCTGAGAGCGATTGGGAAGTCCTGTCAGATGGCAATGCTGCGCCAGATAGGCGATTTCCCGGAGTGCGGCGTTACGCTCGGTGACATCGATACACAGACCGAGTACGCCCGGACCCGTCTCAGGACTGTCGAAGGGCACCTTTGTGGTCATCAGATCGCGGACGTTGCCATTGCAATCGGTGATCACTTCGTTGATGTACTTGATTTTCCCGGTGTGAAGTACTTCCAGATCGTCACGGCGAAAGCCCGCAGCTTCTTCCGAGTTGAATGCGAAGTCGGCGTCGCACATCTGGCAGATTTGCTCAGCCGGGATATTATATGCTTTGGCCACCGCTTCATTGGCCAGGATGTAACGCCCCTCGCTGTCCTTGGCGAATATGAAATGAGGTACCAGATCAATCATCTGCCGAAAGAACGACGATGCAGCGGGAATTCGTTTCTTTTTCATAGTGCGAAACTCATCTCAATGAAGTAGAAATTTCAGAGTTGGAGTC encodes the following:
- a CDS encoding adenylosuccinate synthase; this translates as MTKNVVVIGTQWGDEGKGKIVDWLTDHAQGVVRFQGGHNAGHTLVIGGQKTILHLIPSGILRSNVICYIGNGVVLSPEALLNEIDMLEKSGIDVAGRLRISEACPLILPHHIALDNARETARSEGKIGTTGRGIGPAYEDKVARRAIRLQDLFHRERFSAKLTEVLDYHNFVLRNYFSAPLIDFQKTMDEALMQGEKIQPMMADVAQLLFKANKAGQNLLFEGAQGALLDIDHGTYPYVTSSNCVASAAGPGSGVGPQMLHYVLGITKAYTTRVGSGPFPTELDNDIGKHLAIRGHEFGSTTGRPRRCGWFDAVAMKRSIQVNGVTGLCITKLDVLDGVESINLGVGYRLNDGTRSDVLPIGADDFDRCEPIYEEMPGWKESTAGIKEFDRLPKAAQNYLKYLETVCEVPIDMISTGPDREDTILLRHPFE
- a CDS encoding GNAT family N-acetyltransferase, producing the protein MSDDFPYRIEIVNWRNKESNLRSVRSAVFIAEQNVPEEMEWDSMDQICTHILVQDFEGNSIGTARLLPDGHIGRMAVLKVWRRKGIGAAMLRRILQEMRALGMKKATLHAQLTAVEFYEKFGFQKRGKEFMEAGIPHIIMVLDLS
- a CDS encoding bifunctional diguanylate cyclase/phosphodiesterase, whose protein sequence is MKKKRIPAASSFFRQMIDLVPHFIFAKDSEGRYILANEAVAKAYNIPAEQICQMCDADFAFNSEEAAGFRRDDLEVLHTGKIKYINEVITDCNGNVRDLMTTKVPFDSPETGPGVLGLCIDVTERNAALREIAYLAQHCHLTGLPNRSQLSVFLEEPIRNSESCALLFIDLDYFKNINDSLGHLVGDVFLKLISARFEQLRNPKDFVCRVGGDEFIFVLRNTNADAASTFSSELLRTVAEPVMVDGMALMSSCSIGIAQSPQHGMAEDVLMKHADAALYKAKARGRNTFQWYSEELHHAADRRLIIYNGLRTAVHNGELELHVQPIVDAHSSAYASAEALLRWNSRERGPISPNEFIPLAEETGLISVIGNWVIEEACRIQRAWLDQGIDFHLSVNVSARQLLEPGFESYFRETCSAADVPPEKIGVEITEGVLLGDVESACSVLSSLADSGVTVSVDDFGVGYSSLGYLRKLPLTFLKIDRSFVKDCVENSDDAILVRTIIMLAKNLRLKVVAEGVETEAQVSFLRAEGVDFFQGFLFAKPMHVDDVTAYLLDECAKVSTCYKARRWIL